A section of the Oreochromis aureus strain Israel breed Guangdong linkage group 22, ZZ_aureus, whole genome shotgun sequence genome encodes:
- the gmeb1 gene encoding glucocorticoid modulatory element-binding protein 1 isoform X2, translating to MSVMATTDEVTVSMGEVVMVKDDSGEGDPDDPSKTQVILQLQPITAGDESAETDAAVMAVESHPEQTEGDDVEIGCPITCGDCKAVLLVKKFVCPGINVKCVKYEDQLISPKQFVHISGKATLKDWKRAIRMGGVMLRKMMDSGQLDFYQHSTLCTNTCRSTKFDLLINNTRFPPDGTGLTTPTSSQAQVVLGNGGAAAEDRAKVLSGKSDWSSSSLESADKKGSAEISEDTLNFWKGIADVGLLGEVVTNINTELVELLNSVQQRMDPASLQDTEVAVLSNLAQVFDLLDVVKKIVERRKQQTDPGQEQVLSMLNNLEVQLEEQKKQQQVRALLTCPQPAKNKTPTKRPTKRPRLQRPASTTTLLTTPINQQATLQPQQFTVLSPISLSSVGQPFTVAGLPIASLSQSSNTVTLLPAGSQVFTRYMVAGDGKTETITLHPSSGLTLVGTTALQDSSQLGTVMSPMELVQLSQQASGAEVVPIEGQVVDGTMLVQQEVMQGEVEGSQEHTVIEINPTPVEQAVGVMELQLTGESGREGATMVVQSGVEMTMSAETEEETQHQLQEAHTERVQEVQLDASGQLSHVQIVVIGENTQEENKVK from the exons ATGAGTGTGATGGCGACCACTGATGAGGTCACTGTATCTATGGGGGAAGTGGTGATGGTAAAGGATGACAGTGGTGAAGGTGACCCCGATGACCCCAGTAAGACTCAGGTCATCCTCCAGCTCCAGCCAATCACCGCTGG AGACGAATCTGCAGAAACAGATGCGGCTGTCATGGCTGTTGAATCTCATCCAG AGCAAACTGAGGGAGACGACGTTGAAATTGGCTGTCCTATAACGTGTGGTGACTGTAAAGCTGTGTTGCTAGTGAAAAAGTTTGTGTGCCCAGGAATCAATGTGAAATGTGTGAAG TATGAAGACCAGTTGATCAGTCCCAAGCAGTTTGTGCACATTTCTGGAAAAGCTACTCTGAAAGACTGGAAGAGAGCCATCAGGATGGGGGGAGTCATGCTGAG AAAAATGATGGATTCCGGTCAGCTGGACTTCTACCAGCATAGTACTCTGTGCACTAACACATGTCGCAGCACCAAGTTTGaccttttaataaacaacacacGCTTCCCTCCAGATGGCACTGGACTTACCACACCTACATCCTCTCAAG CTCAGGTGGTCCTGGGTAATGGTGGGGCAGCCGCAGAAGACCGAGCAAAGGTCCTGAGTGGGAAGTCGGACTGGAGTTCAAGTTCATTGGAGTCTGCAGACAAAAAGGGATCAGCTGAGATCTCAG AGGACACACTGAACTTTTGGAAGGGCATTGCAGATGTGGGTTTGTTGGGTGAAGTGGTGACCAACATCAACACGGAGCTTGTGGAGCTGTTAAACAGCGTGCAGCAGCGCATGGATCCGGCCAGCCTACAGGACACAG AGGTGGCCGTGCTCAGTAACCTCGCCCAGGTCTTCGATCTGCTTGACGTGGTCAAGAAGATTGTGGAGAGAAGGAAGCAGCAGACGGATCCTGGTCAGGAGCAGGTGCTCAGCATGCTTAACA ACCTGGAGGTGCAGCTGGAAGAacagaagaagcagcagcaagTACGAGCTCTTCTCACCTGCCCCCAGCctgccaaaaacaaaactccCACTAAACGCCCGACCAAGCGGCCTCGACTCCAGAGACCTGcctccaccaccaccctccTGACCACCCCTATAAACCAGCAAGCCACTCTGCAGCCTCAGCAGTTCACTGTTCTTTCACCCATCTCGCTGTCCTCAGTGGGGCAGCCATTCACCGTGGCAGGCCTGCCTATTGCCTCGCTGTCCCAGTCCTCCAACACAGTCACATTACTCCCTGCCGGCTCGCAGGTCTTCACTCGCTACATGGTGGCTGGAGATGGCAAGACAGAAACCATCACCCTGCATCCGTCCTCAGGTTTGACACTGGTTGGCACGACTGCTTTGCAGGACTCCAGCCAACTGGGCACAGTAATGAGCCCCATGGAACTGGTGCAGCTAAGCCAGCAGGCCAGCGGTGCAGAGGTGGTGCCCATAGAAGGCCAAGTGGTAGACGGCACCATGCTAGTGCAACAGGAGGTGATGCAGGGGGAGGTGGAGGGCAGCCAGGAACACACGGTCATTGAGATCAATCCAACTCCTGTGGAGCAGGCAGTGGGAGTGATGGAGCTCCAGCTGACCGGGGAGTCAGGCAGAGAAGGGGCCACCATGGTGGTCCAGAGTGGAGTGGAGATGACCATGTCAGcggagacagaggaggagactCAGCACCAGCTGCAGGAGGCACACACTGAAAGGGTTCAGGAGGTGCAACTGGATGCTAGCGGGCAGCTGTCGCACGTACAGATAGTGGTGATAGGAGAAAACACTCAGGAAGAAAACAAGGTCAAATAA
- the rab42a gene encoding ras-related protein Rab-42a has product MIAAAALCSVSLPEQKAVAAAGAPCKHAARRALFHTHSLRRYLPSSHAMDILWQYQFRIILLGDSTVGKSSLLKRFTDGIYSDVADPTVGVDFYARSLDIEPGVKIKLQLWDTAGQERFRSITTSYYRNSVGGLLVFDLTNRKTFDHVREWHKEVSEHILPHHMVYILIGHKSDLNKDRKVSRDEAEQLAAELGIRYVETSAKCNSNVDRAFELLTRDIYELMKMGEIVTRDGWDGVKSGLTAKVLYSAEDEEELAPPSAEKSCHC; this is encoded by the exons ATGATTGCTGCGGCCGCTCTGTGCTCCGTGTCTCTTCCTGAACAGAAGGCAGTAGCAGCAGCTGGGGCTCCATGTAAACACGCCGCGCGCAGGGCTTtgtttcacacacactcactccgCAGGTATCTTCCCTCTAGTCATGCCATGGATATTTTGTGGCAATACCAGTTCCGAATCATTCTACTCGGGGATTCCACAGTGGGCAAGTCCTCGCTGTTGAAGCGTTTCACGGATGGAATTTACAGCGATGTGGCGGACCCGACGGTCGGGGTTGATTTTTATGCCCGCTCGCTTGACATCGAACCCGGGGTGAAAATAAAGCTCCAGCTCTGGGACACGGCTGGCCAGGAACGATTCAG GTCTATCACAACATCATATTACCGCAACTCTGTAGGTGGCCTGCTTGTCTTTGATCTCACCAATCGTAAAACCTTCGACCATGTGAGGGAATGGCACAAGGAGGTGAGTGAGCACATCCTGCCTCACCACATGGTCTACATCCTCATCGGCCATAAGAGTGACCTCAACAAGGACCGGAAGGTGAGCAGGGATGAGGCAGAGCAGCTGGCCGCTGAGCTGGGCATTCGCTATGTGGAGACATCGGCCAAATGCAACAGCAATGTGGACCGGGCCTTTGAGCTGCTGACCAGGGACATCTACGAGCTGATGAAGATGGGGGAGATCGTCACCCGTGATGGGTGGGATGGCGTGAAGAGTGGCCTCACTGCCAAGGTTCTCTACTCTgcagaggatgaagaggagctgGCCCCTCCATCAGCTGAAAAAAGCTGCCACTGCTGA
- the gmeb1 gene encoding glucocorticoid modulatory element-binding protein 1 isoform X1: protein MSVMATTDEVTVSMGEVVMVKDDSGEGDPDDPSKTQVILQLQPITAGDESAETDAAVMAVESHPEQTEGDDVEIGCPITCGDCKAVLLVKKFVCPGINVKCVKYEDQLISPKQFVHISGKATLKDWKRAIRMGGVMLRKMMDSGQLDFYQHSTLCTNTCRSTKFDLLINNTRFPPDGTGLTTPTSSQAQVVLGNGGAAAEDRAKVLSGKSDWSSSSLESADKKGSAEISEDTLNFWKGIADVGLLGEVVTNINTELVELLNSVQQRMDPASLQDTDSCLVEVAVLSNLAQVFDLLDVVKKIVERRKQQTDPGQEQVLSMLNNLEVQLEEQKKQQQVRALLTCPQPAKNKTPTKRPTKRPRLQRPASTTTLLTTPINQQATLQPQQFTVLSPISLSSVGQPFTVAGLPIASLSQSSNTVTLLPAGSQVFTRYMVAGDGKTETITLHPSSGLTLVGTTALQDSSQLGTVMSPMELVQLSQQASGAEVVPIEGQVVDGTMLVQQEVMQGEVEGSQEHTVIEINPTPVEQAVGVMELQLTGESGREGATMVVQSGVEMTMSAETEEETQHQLQEAHTERVQEVQLDASGQLSHVQIVVIGENTQEENKVK, encoded by the exons ATGAGTGTGATGGCGACCACTGATGAGGTCACTGTATCTATGGGGGAAGTGGTGATGGTAAAGGATGACAGTGGTGAAGGTGACCCCGATGACCCCAGTAAGACTCAGGTCATCCTCCAGCTCCAGCCAATCACCGCTGG AGACGAATCTGCAGAAACAGATGCGGCTGTCATGGCTGTTGAATCTCATCCAG AGCAAACTGAGGGAGACGACGTTGAAATTGGCTGTCCTATAACGTGTGGTGACTGTAAAGCTGTGTTGCTAGTGAAAAAGTTTGTGTGCCCAGGAATCAATGTGAAATGTGTGAAG TATGAAGACCAGTTGATCAGTCCCAAGCAGTTTGTGCACATTTCTGGAAAAGCTACTCTGAAAGACTGGAAGAGAGCCATCAGGATGGGGGGAGTCATGCTGAG AAAAATGATGGATTCCGGTCAGCTGGACTTCTACCAGCATAGTACTCTGTGCACTAACACATGTCGCAGCACCAAGTTTGaccttttaataaacaacacacGCTTCCCTCCAGATGGCACTGGACTTACCACACCTACATCCTCTCAAG CTCAGGTGGTCCTGGGTAATGGTGGGGCAGCCGCAGAAGACCGAGCAAAGGTCCTGAGTGGGAAGTCGGACTGGAGTTCAAGTTCATTGGAGTCTGCAGACAAAAAGGGATCAGCTGAGATCTCAG AGGACACACTGAACTTTTGGAAGGGCATTGCAGATGTGGGTTTGTTGGGTGAAGTGGTGACCAACATCAACACGGAGCTTGTGGAGCTGTTAAACAGCGTGCAGCAGCGCATGGATCCGGCCAGCCTACAGGACACAG ATTCCTGTCTGGTAGAGGTGGCCGTGCTCAGTAACCTCGCCCAGGTCTTCGATCTGCTTGACGTGGTCAAGAAGATTGTGGAGAGAAGGAAGCAGCAGACGGATCCTGGTCAGGAGCAGGTGCTCAGCATGCTTAACA ACCTGGAGGTGCAGCTGGAAGAacagaagaagcagcagcaagTACGAGCTCTTCTCACCTGCCCCCAGCctgccaaaaacaaaactccCACTAAACGCCCGACCAAGCGGCCTCGACTCCAGAGACCTGcctccaccaccaccctccTGACCACCCCTATAAACCAGCAAGCCACTCTGCAGCCTCAGCAGTTCACTGTTCTTTCACCCATCTCGCTGTCCTCAGTGGGGCAGCCATTCACCGTGGCAGGCCTGCCTATTGCCTCGCTGTCCCAGTCCTCCAACACAGTCACATTACTCCCTGCCGGCTCGCAGGTCTTCACTCGCTACATGGTGGCTGGAGATGGCAAGACAGAAACCATCACCCTGCATCCGTCCTCAGGTTTGACACTGGTTGGCACGACTGCTTTGCAGGACTCCAGCCAACTGGGCACAGTAATGAGCCCCATGGAACTGGTGCAGCTAAGCCAGCAGGCCAGCGGTGCAGAGGTGGTGCCCATAGAAGGCCAAGTGGTAGACGGCACCATGCTAGTGCAACAGGAGGTGATGCAGGGGGAGGTGGAGGGCAGCCAGGAACACACGGTCATTGAGATCAATCCAACTCCTGTGGAGCAGGCAGTGGGAGTGATGGAGCTCCAGCTGACCGGGGAGTCAGGCAGAGAAGGGGCCACCATGGTGGTCCAGAGTGGAGTGGAGATGACCATGTCAGcggagacagaggaggagactCAGCACCAGCTGCAGGAGGCACACACTGAAAGGGTTCAGGAGGTGCAACTGGATGCTAGCGGGCAGCTGTCGCACGTACAGATAGTGGTGATAGGAGAAAACACTCAGGAAGAAAACAAGGTCAAATAA